DNA from Candidatus Binatia bacterium:
GTGACCCTCATCCTCACGTTCGGCCCGATCTCCGGCGCGCACCTAAACCCGGCCGTGACGCTCGCCGCCGGGATCGAGGGCGGACTGCCCGCGAGCGAGATGGGCGCGTACGTGCTCGTCCAGATCGTGGGCGGCGTGCTGGGTGTGCTCGTCGCGAACGCGATGTTCGAGCTTCCGATCGTGACGTTCGCGAGCAAGATCCGTGCGGGGCCGCATCAGCTGCTGAGTGAGTTCGTCGCGACCTTCGGTCTGCTGTCGATCATCTGGGGCTGTTCGCGACTTCGGTCGACGGCGGTACCGTTCGCCGTCGGCGCCTACATCACCGCCGCTTTCTGGTTCACGTCGTCGACGTCGTTCGCCAACCCGGCCGTCACACTCGCCCGTTCTCTTTCGGACAGCTTCGCCGGGATCCGCCTCACCGACACGCCGTCCTTCATCGGCGCGCAGCTCCTCGGCGCGGTCGCAGCGACACTGCTCTTCCGCTGGCTCGTGCCCGACCTGGAAACCGTCGCCCCACGAGTGATCGGCCGCGCAATGGACGACGGGAGCTAGCCCCGCCCGCCGCTCGATCGCGGATCTCGGCGCGACATCGAGGACCAGCGACCTCGCCGCTCAGGCCACGCCGAGGTTCTCTTTGATCCAGCCAATCATCGCGTCGTAGAGCCCCTCGAACTGCGCGCCGACTTCCGCTTCGCTCGCGCCATCGGGCTCGTAGGTGCAGCTCCACACCAGCTGGGCGCTCTCCGCTCCGGCGGCCGAGACGACCATCGTGGCGTGGTAGTCCTTCGCGGGAACCGGCAGACCCTCATCGATCGTGTAGCCGATCTGCTTCCCGCCTTCGTCGATGCTCTCGAGACGCTCTCGCAACGCGCCGCCCATGAGGACGCGCACCATGCCGACGCCCTCCCCTTCGACGGTCGCCTCGTCCCCACCCGGAATCCAGGGGACGTTGCCGAAGTCGCGCACGAGCGCCCAAAGCTTGTCTGCCGAAACCGCGATCTCTGCCTTGACGGTGGTCTGTGCCATGAGGACTCCCTAGCGATTCATGCCCCCCGGCGGAAGCCGAGGGCATCCATGTCCACGCGGTTCCTCATCGGCTCGCCGGTCGCGTACCGCCGCAGATTCTCCGCAAAGAGCTCGAAAAGGTCCTCCATGTACCGATCGACCGCCACCGCCCCGTGCGGAGAGACGTACGTGTTGGGAAGGTCCCAGAATGGACTCGACGCGGGCAGCGGCTCCTCGTCGAAGACGTCGAGAACCGCGGCGCCCAGGTGACCGCTGCGCATCGCCTCCAGCAACGCCGCCGAATCGACCAGAGGTCCTCGCGCGACGTTGACGAGCACGGAGCCCTGAGGCATCGCCGCGAGTGCCTCCGCATCGATCAGGCCCTCGGTCTCAGGCGTGTGCGGTGCCGCGACGACGACCGTGTCGCAGCGCGCGACCATCGCGTGCAGGTCTCCCGGGCCGAACAATTCGTCGGCGACAGGTGACGTCATGCCGGGTCGATACGATCGCTTCAGCGCGAGCACGCGGACCCCGAACGCACGCGCACGGATCGCCACCTCCTCCCCGATCGCACCGAGGCCGACGATTCCCATTGTCGTACCGCCGAAGGTCCTACCATGGGCGCCGACCCACTCGTGCTCGCGCTGCGCGGCCTCCAGGCCCCGCAGGTTCTTCCAGATTTGAAGCAGCCGACCGAGAACGAACTCGGCGATCGACCGCGCCCCGAGCCCGGACGAGTTCGTGACGAAGACCCGATCGGCCGAAACCCCCGCCGCGACCCACCCGTCGACACCCGCACCGACCGAGTGAATCCATTTCAGTCGCGGCGCGCGGCGCATGAGATCGCTCGGCGTGTGCAGCCCGATCAGCACCTCAGCTCGCGCGAGAGCTTCCGCCCTCTCGACCGCGACGGTCGCGCCCCACGCAGGGGGCTCGTCGTGCGGCTCGGCGGGTGGCGGCGAGATCCAGTCCGATGCAGGGTCGACCGGAAGCGGCACGGGTTCGATGCGCGGGTCGATCGCACGTAGCGCATCGAGTTGGGCGGGGTCGTGCATCGCAGGGAAGCCGAGACAGACGACGATGGGCTCTTCCTTTGCTGGGGCCATCCGCATTTCGTAGTGCGCCGCGACGCGCTTGTCATGCCCGGGTGGGTCTGATCGTATCGGCCTCGAACCCCATGGCGATCTACGTCTTCGAGACCATCGACATCACCGGCGCCGGCCGCGGCGCACTGATCGATCGACTCCAAACCGGCTGGGCGCCTCATCTCGAAGACGAGTTCGGCATTCGGATGGTTGGTGTCTGGGCAACTGCCGGCAGCACCGCCAGTTGGCCCGAAGCAAATGTCCTGTGGGAGATGGACGACTGGGAGCAGTTCGGCCGCGCCCAGGCTGCGCGCTTCCCGCTCGAGGAAAACGACCCCTACGGGTGCGAACTCGAACGCCACTCGCTGCCGCTGCGCGCCGGTGGTCGACACGACCTGCTCATCGGCGCCGATTTCTCGCCCACCCGGGCACAGATCCGCGCCGAAGACCGCGCCGGCTCCGTCGTCCTGCGCGAGAACGTGCGCAGCCGCCCCGGAGCCTTCCACGAATACCAGGCGGCGCTGGCCTCCGAATACCTGCCAGTCGCCACGGCCCGCGGCATCTCGCTCCTCGGCGCGTACGCACATTCCTTGCGCCCGAATCTCGGTATGAACCTCTGGTCGTTCCGCGACTGGGCACACGTCTGCGAAACCATGGAGACCCTCGACACCGACCCCGAGCGCGCGGCATGGGCGAGGCGCGAACGCGAACTGCTCGACGACAGCGAGGCCTGGCTTCTCGCCGCACCACCGGCCGAAGCTCTCGGGACCTGACCGTGGCGATCTATCTGCACGAGATCATTCGCGTCGTCCCGGGCCGCGAAGACGAGTACATGGCGAGCGTGCTGTCCCTCGGGTTCATTCCCGCCCGTCGTCGCGCGGGCGTGAAGCACTCGGAGGCCTTGGGCCTGTTTCGCACCGCCGAGCACTCGGGGCCGGCGCCCAAGGTGGTCAACATCTGGCAACACGAGGGCTGGAACACTCTCACCGGAGCGCTCGCGCGCCAGTTCCAGGACCACCAGCGCGACAGCAAGATGGAAGCATGGTGGAAGGCGAACACGGACCTGAGACGCGGCGGACACGATCGCGTGCTCCTCCCTACCGCGTACACGCGTGACCGCGAAGGCCTCGCTCAGGACGCGGTTCGGGGACGGGTCTTCGTTCACGAGATCGTCACCCTCCCGATGGGAGAGCCCGCCGCCTACCTCGAGCGACTTGGCCGGCTGCAGCCCGTCTTCGGCCAGCTCGGTTGGGAGATCGTCGGCGCGTACCGCGTCGCGTGGCGCCCCCGAGAAGCGCTCGTGCTGTGGGCCCTGCCCGACTGGGAAACCCTCGGAGCGCTCCACCAAGCCGCGCCAGCCGACCCCGAGTTCCGCACCTGGCTCGAGTACAGGGAACACGTCGTGCAGGACCTGGACGAGATGGTCCTGCTCCCCGGGCGCATGAACCCGCTCAGGCTTCGGGATTGAGCGCCCCAAGGAACACCGCCAAATGAGGCTCGAAGGCAAAGTCGCAATCGTCGTCGGCGCGGGACAAACGCCCGGCGAAACCATCGGCAACGGACGGGCCACCGCCCTTCTCTACGCGCGCGAGGGCGCACGCGTGTTGCTCGTTGACCGGCGGATCGACTCGGCCGAGGAGACCCGTGCGCTCATCACCGAAGAAGGGGGTGAGGCGATCGCCCTCGCCGCGGACGCAACGAACGGAGACGATTGTGCTCACCTCGCGCAGGCCTGCGTCGAGAAGTTCGGGCGGATCGACATCTTGCAGAACAACGTCGGCATCGGACACGGCGACGCGAGCGTCATGCGTCTCGCCGAGGCCGACTGGGACCACATCTTCGACGTGAACCTGAAGACGGTGTTCCTCGCGAGCAAGCACGTGCTGCCGATCATGCGCGCGCACAAGAGCGGCTCGATCGTGAACATCTCTTCCGTCGCTGCCGTCGCCGCGATGCCGCTCGCCGCCTACAAGACGTCCAAGGCCGCCGTGAACGCGCTCACCCAGCAGATGGCCATCGCCAACGCCAAGCACGGGATCCGCGTGAACGCGATCATGCCTGGACTCATGAACACCCCGATGGCGATCGAGACCATCTCCAAAGCCACCGGCATCCCGCGCGACACGCTCATCGAGCAGCGCGACGCGCAGGTGCCGCTGCGGGGCAAGATGGGTACGGCCTGGGACGTCGCCTACGCCTCGCTGTTCCTCGCTTCGGACGAAGCCGCGTTCGTCACGGGCGCGATCCTGCCCGTCGACGGCGGGCAGTCCGTGAAGGTCGGCTAGAAGTTCTTCAGAAAAAGAGCCCGAGCGTCGGATACTCGATGTTCGCGAGGTCCATCACGATCTCCCGACTCGCGAGCTTGAAGCCGTCGCCCTCGCGCAGCAGCACGTCGCGACGCTGGCCCGAATAGAGGAAGCTCTCACTCGAGGGCCGCGCGTAGTACAGGTGAAAATTGCTGAGCGCGGACAACCGGCTCTCCGAAACCTCCACGATCTCCACGTTGCCGATGATCCGACGCGTGCGGGCCGGCGGGTTTTCTGACCAGGAATTCGGTTTGAAGGCCCGATCGACGCGCATCGAAAGATGCAGGTAGCTCTCCTCGCGGTAGGGTGCGCCGCCCGATTCGACTCCCTCGAGCTCGCGGTCGATACTGATCATCTCTTCCTGACCGCGCATCGTGTTGTCGACTTGAGGATTGCCCCGCGCCGGCATGACGTAGCGCACCTCCTCGCTGCAAGACGAAAGCCAGGTTCGATATTGGCGACCGTCGAGGAGACGCGCCTCGCAGTAGTAGAACTGCTCGACCTGGAACTGCAGCTCAGGGGTCACGGCCGGTTCCGGCATCTCAGCTCTCCACCGCGCGGAGGTCGTCGCGCCAGCGCTGGAAGAAGCTGCGCGCGTAGAACTCGTTCGCCGTCACGCTCACGAGGCCTGGAAGATCCGCGTGGGGTGCCTCCTCGTTCAGGCCGAGCCCGTAGTAGAAAGGGCGATCCTCGACGAAGTCGATCTTGGTGCCCTTGAACTGCTGGGACCACGCCTCCGAGTCTTCTTGCTCGATGATTCCCCCGGGACCGAACAACGCAGTGTGGTTCCCGCGCAGCGCCTTCTTCACGGAATCAGGAGCGTCGGCCGGAACCACGGCCCACGACCAGTACTCCACCTTCCCCGGTCCCCGCGGATGCGAGACCTTGAAGGCCGTGCTCGACCACAGGAACGAGAAGTTCGGATAGATGCCGTACGTGAGCCCCTTCATCCGCGACCGGAGCGGCCCGACCCGCTCCGCGGCGTGCGCCTGAAGCTCGTTCAGGTACTCCTGCACTTCCGGCCCACCCACGAAGGCGGCCATGCCCTCGAAGCCCCACGCGACCTGATCGACGGCGGTGCCCTCCGGCATCAACCGGAACGTGGCCCCGTGCCCGGGCTTCGGCACGACACTCACTCCATGCGCGATGATCTCGTTGTTCGCCTCGGGCGGAAGCACGTTCGAGTGCAGGAACGGACCATGGTTCACGTCCCCGAGCTGATTCTCGACCGGGAGTTTCCAGTTGGCGTTGATGACCCAACGCTGCGCCTCGCCCATGAACTCGATGCCGGCCGGGAAACGATCGAAGAACGCTTCGAGGTAGAACTTCATGTCACCGAGGTATTTGTCGAGGGACTCGATCTCCTCGTTGAAGCTGCCGAAGATCAGGCCGTTCCATATCTCGACCCGCGGAACTGCCTTGAGACCGAGACGACTCTTGTCTGCCCCGTTTCGCAGCTGCTTCTCCTGCGGAATCGAGAGCAGGTTCCCGCCGAGGTCGTACGTCCAGTTGTGGTACGGGCACACGAACTTCGTCGCCGTGCCGCGACTCGCGCGGCAGACCGCAAGACCACGGTGACTACAGCTGTTCACGTTCGCATGAACGCCACCCTCGGTGCCGCGCGCGAGGATGATCGGCGTTTCGCACATGAACGCCTGAACAAAGTCCCCCGGGTTCGGGATCTGCGATTCATGCCCCAGAAAGAGCCAGGCCTTCCCGAAGATGCCTCGCTTCTCCAACTCGTAGATCGCCGGATCGCTCCACGCTCGCCTGCTGATGAGCGTCGCGTCGTCGTTCACCACGTTGCCGATTCCGTCTGTCATTCGTCGCACCACCGGTCGTTGAAGGGGTTGAATGAAAACTATCAGTCGATAATATCGGTATCAAGGAGGCACCGGATGCCTGACGGAGCGATGAAAACCA
Protein-coding regions in this window:
- a CDS encoding aquaporin family protein, producing the protein MRTFDLSRRLVAEGVGTGFLLCAIVGSGIMAERLAGGNEALALLANTVSTGAVLVTLILTFGPISGAHLNPAVTLAAGIEGGLPASEMGAYVLVQIVGGVLGVLVANAMFELPIVTFASKIRAGPHQLLSEFVATFGLLSIIWGCSRLRSTAVPFAVGAYITAAFWFTSSTSFANPAVTLARSLSDSFAGIRLTDTPSFIGAQLLGAVAATLLFRWLVPDLETVAPRVIGRAMDDGS
- a CDS encoding SRPBCC family protein, whose protein sequence is MAQTTVKAEIAVSADKLWALVRDFGNVPWIPGGDEATVEGEGVGMVRVLMGGALRERLESIDEGGKQIGYTIDEGLPVPAKDYHATMVVSAAGAESAQLVWSCTYEPDGASEAEVGAQFEGLYDAMIGWIKENLGVA
- a CDS encoding D-2-hydroxyacid dehydrogenase, whose product is MAPAKEEPIVVCLGFPAMHDPAQLDALRAIDPRIEPVPLPVDPASDWISPPPAEPHDEPPAWGATVAVERAEALARAEVLIGLHTPSDLMRRAPRLKWIHSVGAGVDGWVAAGVSADRVFVTNSSGLGARSIAEFVLGRLLQIWKNLRGLEAAQREHEWVGAHGRTFGGTTMGIVGLGAIGEEVAIRARAFGVRVLALKRSYRPGMTSPVADELFGPGDLHAMVARCDTVVVAAPHTPETEGLIDAEALAAMPQGSVLVNVARGPLVDSAALLEAMRSGHLGAAVLDVFDEEPLPASSPFWDLPNTYVSPHGAVAVDRYMEDLFELFAENLRRYATGEPMRNRVDMDALGFRRGA
- a CDS encoding SDR family NAD(P)-dependent oxidoreductase translates to MRLEGKVAIVVGAGQTPGETIGNGRATALLYAREGARVLLVDRRIDSAEETRALITEEGGEAIALAADATNGDDCAHLAQACVEKFGRIDILQNNVGIGHGDASVMRLAEADWDHIFDVNLKTVFLASKHVLPIMRAHKSGSIVNISSVAAVAAMPLAAYKTSKAAVNALTQQMAIANAKHGIRVNAIMPGLMNTPMAIETISKATGIPRDTLIEQRDAQVPLRGKMGTAWDVAYASLFLASDEAAFVTGAILPVDGGQSVKVG
- a CDS encoding aromatic-ring-hydroxylating dioxygenase subunit beta, with the translated sequence MPEPAVTPELQFQVEQFYYCEARLLDGRQYRTWLSSCSEEVRYVMPARGNPQVDNTMRGQEEMISIDRELEGVESGGAPYREESYLHLSMRVDRAFKPNSWSENPPARTRRIIGNVEIVEVSESRLSALSNFHLYYARPSSESFLYSGQRRDVLLREGDGFKLASREIVMDLANIEYPTLGLFF
- a CDS encoding SRPBCC family protein, producing the protein MTDGIGNVVNDDATLISRRAWSDPAIYELEKRGIFGKAWLFLGHESQIPNPGDFVQAFMCETPIILARGTEGGVHANVNSCSHRGLAVCRASRGTATKFVCPYHNWTYDLGGNLLSIPQEKQLRNGADKSRLGLKAVPRVEIWNGLIFGSFNEEIESLDKYLGDMKFYLEAFFDRFPAGIEFMGEAQRWVINANWKLPVENQLGDVNHGPFLHSNVLPPEANNEIIAHGVSVVPKPGHGATFRLMPEGTAVDQVAWGFEGMAAFVGGPEVQEYLNELQAHAAERVGPLRSRMKGLTYGIYPNFSFLWSSTAFKVSHPRGPGKVEYWSWAVVPADAPDSVKKALRGNHTALFGPGGIIEQEDSEAWSQQFKGTKIDFVEDRPFYYGLGLNEEAPHADLPGLVSVTANEFYARSFFQRWRDDLRAVES